Proteins encoded within one genomic window of Chiloscyllium punctatum isolate Juve2018m chromosome 7, sChiPun1.3, whole genome shotgun sequence:
- the LOC140479979 gene encoding uncharacterized protein: MNQSSPFEIGPRLWILLQEWILLQAVVWGPEAADGVCLCDDNVNFRTFEFSQVREECCLNFTGSYIGTLQWDVFTNLSGIQVLDLSSCNISDIHKMDENPSSLEALYLDHNQLEQLPSNFLINAPSLKILHLEKNHLQQLPDNLLKASDQIQELYLDSNNLKSIPSNVLKPSLMKLSLFNNTLECTCALYDDLAKYVTKNVSIGGSENMIMCYTPKHTQGVNIIDIHRSDICRSHGLTALFICLPLLAILAVVLCCYCWKRRRSDFKAMRQDSQICTIEKSGFSNAGDHQYITCRTPETAPIPTGYENSILGRNQFMLRPSTALLGSNRDLYEEVEIKPSVSVDSVTCVDVSNNKVQEDRDEEVRAEPELVNVTEELQESDHQRLYMNKTANYYNLVPDIELDDSDHGEYENIDLTS; encoded by the exons ATGAACCAGAGCAGTCCATTTGAAATAG GTCCAAGGTTATGGATATTACTTCAGGAATGGATTCTACTACAAGCAGTTGTTTGGGGTCCAGAGGCTGCAGATGGTGTCTGCCTATGTGATGACAATGTCAATTTCAGGACTTTTGAATTTAGCCAGGTGAGAGAAGAATGTTGCTTAAACTTCACTGGTTCTTACATTGGTACCCTTCAATGGGATGTCTTCACAAATTTGTCAGGAATCCAGGTCCTGGACCTCTCAAGTTGTAACATATCTGACATTCACAAAATGGATGAAAACCCAAGTTCTCTGGAGGCTCTATATCTTGATCATAATCAATTAGAACAATTACCTTCGAACTTCCTCATAAACGCACCCAGCTTAAAGATCCTTCATCTGGAGAAAAACCATCTTCAACAGTTGCCTGATAACCTTTTAAAGGCTTCAGACCAAATTCAGGAGCTGTACCTAGATTCCAACAACTTAAAATCTATACCTTCAAATGTCTTGAAACCAAGCCTCATGAAATTGTCTCTTTTCAATAACACCTTGGAGTGTACATGTGCCTTATATGATGATTTAGCAAAATATGTTACTAAAAATGTAAGCATCGGTGGATCAGAAAACATGATTATGTGCTACACACCAAAGCACACTCAAGGTGTGAATATCATAGACATTCATCGCTCAGATATCTGTCGTTCCCATGGTCTCACAGCTCTCTTTATTTGCCTGCcattgcttgcaattcttgcagtggTGTTATGTTGCTACTGCTGGAAAAGAAGAAGGTCTGATTTTAAAGCCATGAGACAAGACAGTCAAATTTGCACCATTGAGAAATCTGGCTTTTCAAATGCAGGGGATCATCAGTATATAACTTGCAGGACTCCAGAGACAGCTCCCATTCCCACAGGATATGAAAACAGTATTCTCGGCAGAAACCAGTTTATGTTACGTCCCTCAACAGCCTTGCTGGGTAGTAACCGTGATTTGTATGAAGAAGTGGAAATTAAGCCGAGTGTTTCTGTTGACTCAGTCACATGTGTTGATGTGTCCAATAATAAAGTGCAAGAAGATAGAGATGAGGAAGTCCGTGCTGAGCCAGAATTGGTGAACGTCACAGAGGAGTTACAAGAGTCAGATCATCAAAGGCTCTACATGAATAAGACAGCAAATTACTACAATCTAGTTCCTGACATTGAATTAGATGATTCTGACCATGGTGAATATGAAAATATCGATTTGACCTCGTGA